The sequence below is a genomic window from Lycium ferocissimum isolate CSIRO_LF1 chromosome 9, AGI_CSIRO_Lferr_CH_V1, whole genome shotgun sequence.
CACCAAACTGAAGAAACCGTAGCGTAGGAATAATATCTATAGAACAATATCTATAAAAGTTCtattaaacaaaaaatgaaaaagttgcACCAAcattatagaaagaaaagtgacATCCAACATTGAAGGAGTTAAAAGCAAAGGTGTAACCTTTTCTAACTCGATGCCCTTCATTCTCGACAGAGTTCTTCGAACAAGAAAATTAGATGAAATTATCTCCATCAAAATGACCCGACAAAGCCAAATTGCAAATTTCATCGCATCAATAGGTCATTCAATTGGAAAAATGTTCATCGGGCCATTTTGTACCATttgaaaagatggaaaatattattttgcGCCATATGAAAAGATGAACCAACAATTAAGGAAAAAGAATCTCATATTCATGTACTTACATTTGAATGATTTTGTGGTCACTAATTTTGGCTATGAATTGAGGCTACTACAAAACGGAAGGATTCTTTGCAAattaaacaaagaaagaaaagttgtcATGTGCATCAAATAATTTCTTACCAAGTTTACATTAGAATGATTATGCCTCAACATGGAAATTATTGGAAGGATCTATTTACCCTATGGAGTTATAGTACAACTTTGATATTTgaatattgatcaagaaaaattgatgcAATGAATTCAACTCCAAAATTGAAGGAAGAGAGTTGtgtattattttgattattCACAAATTCAAATAACATTAACTCTCAAGCCACATTTGAAGAAAGTCACCGAAAACAAGTCTCAAGGAAGTTTCGTAcgaagaccaaaaaaaaaaaaaaaaagtggcctTCACGGGTACTTCAAGTCTCATTTACAATTTCAAAGAAGTCTACACCTCGACAAGTCTTAAAGTAGGGGGCATCTGTAGACATCGaaattttaattgaattaatCCATACAAAATTTGGATTAAATTCTAAGTTATTGAcatgttgaccaagtcaaatttTGGTTACTAAAGTcggattaattatttaagttaaATAATTACATGACTTGAATGAATTTCAAATTGCATTTGGGTTAGTCCATCAAGTTGACAAAGAGAAGCCCAATCCATGTTCTTTCAAGCCCAAGGTCCGCTAGAATTACTTGAGACCAAAAATACCCCCAAGCTCTAGCTTGTATACAAAGGGGTCATATATCCCATTTTAAAGGCATCTTGAAATGGACACACCATCTTGACAAAAGGCAAGGAGCAGCCGACATCCACATTAGTCTTCTCCAAAGGTGTAACAAGAAGGAGAGTTCGACGGACGTCTTCCTCAAGAACAATTCAAAGTGCTACGCAAAGTTCTTCCAAGATTCGACGCGTCAACGAGAAGTCCATCCTTCATTCGAGAAAGACGCTACATAGGCCCTCGAATCAAGGCAAACAATACGGAGATTAGAATCAAGGTATACATCCAAAGTTGTACTCACAAAACAATCagtaaaatgattttttctcatatttgttttatgattggttattttattttaccaaGCTTCaagcaaaaatttattttaaacagATTTTTGGTGATTAACATCAAGAGTTGTACtcacaaaataatcaataaaatgattttttttctcatatttgtttAGGTGATTTTTGGTGATTAACATCTAAAGATCACAACATCTAGATCTTCAAAACGATAAATATCAGAAATATAAACATCGGTGATTAACACATCAAatctatttatgttttttcCTCAACATCCTCAATGCCATTCTTGCTTGGCTTGTGGTAGTTACTAtgaatttagaattttaaatgggcaaaaaaataatttagtgcCCCACAAAGAACCAAAATAAATGAACAACTTTACTGTGGTGGCATTTAGTTAAGTTGAACCGGGTGGGGAatttaaagttgttggttgTAACCGTGGTGTTGCACCcagacacacacacaaaaagatACGTAGTCGTATACAATAAAAGTAATTAAGAATCGAAAGTGTTGAACCCACAAATCTCATGCAATTTGACTATCTCGGGCTAATTCAAGTTCGACTTGTAACTATTCAAGAACATAAACTAAAAAATTCTCGAGTTTATTGTAACTAGAttaaagattaaaagaaaataacaaatacCGAAAGATGACAAAATCGGGCTTTATCAAACGAGAAAGAGTTCACTTTATGGCATTTTACATTTTAGTTAGTCTTCAATCGCTTCTAACTATTGATCTCCTAGAATAATAATAGCCGACAATTTAATAttaactttatgatattttcCGAGTTCCTCAAGCCTTTTCAAACTACTCCAATGCCTACATTCATATGGTCATCGAATAGCAAGAACACATTTACATCTTTATATTAAGTAAAAAAGCGCAGTCTAAAGgctatattcctatcctcaatAGCTAAAAATGATCACCTTTGAGAGGGTCTACTTATCATTATTAGGCACGCGATTTCCTTTCCCAAGTTCAATTAACGTGCCAGAGATAGAAATGATTGGGTACATAATCAACAATtaagacaaaaataaataagcaaTCCAATAGCGGAAAGTCGATAGATAAAAACGATTATCacactacaactttcatgtctTTGCCACAATCGTAGAATAAAAGTGTTTAGCCACTCATGTTATACAAAACAATATGAATAGCGTTATGAAACATGGGTTTAATGAAAAGAAACTAAGAAAAGAGATAAACCAATGGTAAGAATCTCCACAAGCCAAGAACGTTAGTTTCCTGTCGTCAAAAATGTCCCAGCAGTCATTCACACGTTAAAAGCTTATATTTATAGTCTAGGGTTAAAGNNNNNNNNNNNNNNNNNNNNNNNNNNNNNNNNNNNNNNNNNNNNNNNNNNNNNNNNNNNNNNNNNNNNNNNNNNNNNNNNNNNNNNNNNNNNNNNNNNNNTATATATAAAAGTTATTAGGTACCCGTGAACCCATAACTAGCTAACTCACTGGATTCGCCATTGCTTTCGTTTTATCCCAAAAATGGACAAAGGTATTAAATGAAACgccttaatataagtaaaaaataatCATACATATTCAAGAGTACTAGTAACATTACCGGCCAAGATTATAGCGGAGCAGTAAGTATTCCTTCATTCTTAATCAGAGGTTTCGATTCAAGCCATGGAAATGGAGTCACATTTAATAAAAAGCGTTTTACCCTCTACCGTAGGACTTTCCAACAAGAACCAGAACTAGACGAGTCTCAAAAGTGGTTACCAGACACAAGATGAAATATCATTAGCAAGCACCAGTGTGTCTGTAGTCCAACTGTTAGATAATTGCCTTCCAAGCAATAGACCCGGGTTCGACTCCGGCCCGAcgcatttttttatttttattaatgttccctagttttattaatttgaaatattttgtaccgttgtttttctttcttcttccagACAAATACATAGTCCCACTAAAAAGAAGCTCTTCACACTCAGGGATTCTCCCTTTTGAGATATCATACTTTCTTCCAACACACAGTACAGTACGAAAACACACAATTTAGCTATGTGAAAAATCAATGTATTAGTGAAACACCAGGAAATTAAGAGGTCTAAATTGAATCATTTTGTAGGAGTGATATATTTCACCTTTTATATCGCACTTCCGAGAATATAAGCTAAAGATAAGTTTTTAAGAAACCACCAACGGATGTGTGCAACGGATGGGGCTGCTCTTCTCTTAATCAGAGGTCTCGGGTCCGAGCTCTGGATATGAAAAAATCCTTCgtagggagcgcttccccccccccccgaataGGGCCCTACGCGGCGCGAATCCGGATATATTCGGTACAAATGCGGGTACCGTGAACAattgaaaaccaaaaaaaaaaaaaaaaaaagaagttattaagaagaaaataaaaggttTTTCCACGGAAAAGTGATAATTAAGGATCTGCGATATCTGGGATATTGGAAAGTTGGCCTCCGTAGTCAAAAAggaggagaagaaaaaaaaaattctcctgccaaaatataaaaaaaggaagGTAATAATAACCCATTCCGATGCCAAAACCTAAGTgacaaaatgaatcatcacaTCCTTTTGATATTGgaaattttttatcttttaaataaTTACAGGTCACTACATAATTGTCACGAATAGttacacaatttttattttattgtattagAGTTACtaaattatattttgtaataaataaataattaaagtaaaaaTTGAATGACTAGCTAACTCACTGGATCCACCATTGCTTTCGCTTTATACCAAAAATGGACAAAAGTATTAAATGAAACgccttaatataagtaaaataatcatacaTATTCAAGAATACTAGTAACATTATCGGCCAAGGTTGTAGTGGAACAGTAAGTACTCCTTCATTCTTAACCAGAGGTTTCGATTCAAGCCATGAAAATAGAGTCACATTTAATAAAAAGCCTTTTACCCTCTACCGTAGGACTTTCCAACAAGAACCAGAACTAGACGAGTCTCAAAGTGGTAACCAGACACAAGATGGAATATCATTAGCAAGCACCAGCGTGTCTGTAGTCCAACTGTTTGATAATTGCCTTCCAAGCAATAGACCCGGGTTCAACTCCGCAATAGCCCGGGTTCGACTCgacccgatttttttttatttttattaatgttccctagttttattaatttgaaatattttgtaccattgtttttctttcttcttccagACAAAACATAGTCCCACTAAAAAGAAGCTCTTCACACTCAGGGATTCTCCCTTTTGAGATATCATACTTTCTTCCAACACACAGTACAGTACGAAGACATACAATTTAGCTATGTGAAAAAATCAATGTATTAGTGAAACACCAGAAAATTAAGAGGTCTAAATTGAATCATTTTGTAGGAGCGATATATTTCACCTTTTATATCGCACTTCCGAGAATATAAGCTAAAGATAAGTTATTAAGAAACCACCAACGGATGTGTGCAACGGATGGGGCTGCTCTTCTCTTAATCAGAGGTCTCGGGTCCGAGTTCTGGATATGAAAAAATCCTTCgtagggagcgcttcccccCGAATGGGGCCCTACGCGGCGCGAATCCGGATATTCGGGTACAAATGCGGGTACCGCGAACAattgaaaaccaaaaaaaaaaaaaaaatattaagaagaaaataaaaggtgTTTTCCACGGAAAAGTGATAATTAAGGATCTGCGATATCTGGGATATTGGAAAGTTGGCCTCCATAGTCAAAAAGgaggagaagaaaaaaacaattgGCCTCCATAGTCAAAAAggaggagaagaaaaaaaaaccttctcctgccaaaatataaaaaaggaaGGTAATAATAACCCATTCCGATGCCAAAACCTAAGTgacaaaatgaatcatcacaTCCTTTTGATATTGGGaaaattttatcttttaaagAATTACAGGTCACTACATAATTGTCACGAATAGTtactcaatttttattttattgtattagAGTTACtaaattatattttgtaataaataaataattaaagtaaaaaTTGAATGACCATTTCTAAAATTTAACCGATATCAATGTATCAACCAAAACGATAAGTTTATACTAATGTGTGTCATTACATAAAGTTTATCGAAAATTTATCATAGTTAAGTGTAATGCATTCTTATTTCAATGTATCACTTTTAACTTGATAATCGTGTCGATTCCgaattatttttccaataaaAAATCATGGTTTTCTACCCATAGTTGGgagacttgaaattctagatttCTAGTCTCTTTCTAAATTCTTAACTACTCATGacacaaaacataaaaaatgatGCTAGTCCAAAATATATTAAAGGAAGTTGCGCGCTCCCCGAACACACTAAGGCCGTTTGGCTCGAAGATAAGTTATTCTGAGATTAGTCATGTTGGAGTTATTTATGctagtattattttttatcatttatttaatttattgtaTTAAATATTACATGCATggcataatttttaaataatactCAATATGGTGTATAAGTATAAGAatagtattagtattattaaTGTCATGATTTACTGTGTATAAAAATAGTACTGAAGAGGGTGTATGGTGAAGTTAGAATTTTtgctaagggggttcaaaatacaAAAAGGTGAACACACGAAAAAGTCAATGGTGTTCaacatatactatatatacataaaaataattttaaccgtGTATACATTGTATAATTTCCTGCTGAATGAGGATCGGATGAACCCCCTTGGTTGTACTCAAATTTGCAATCAAACATTATACTACTCCTCTGTCAATTTTTAATCATCCTGTGtactaaaaataattgtctATTTATACATGTCCAGTTTGAAAAACCAAAAGATAATTTACTATTTTTTCCCTATTATAcgcttattattaattattgccTTATTGGTTTGGAAACTTCAATTAATTGTTAGGGAAAAGTGATAATTAAGGATCTGCGATATCTTGGATATTGGAAAGTTGGCCTCCGTagtgaaaatataaaaaaaggaagGTAATAATAACCCATTCCGCATGCCAAAACCTAAGTgacaaaatgaatcatcacaTCCTTTTGATATTGGGaaaattttatcttttaaagAATTACAGGTCACTACATAATTGTCACGAATAGTTactcaattttttattttattgtattagAGTTACtaaattatattttgtaataaataaataattaaagtaaaaaTTGAATGACCATTTCTAAAATTTAACCGATATCAATGTATCAACCAAAACGATAAGTTTATACTAATGTGTGTCATTCCATAAAGTTTATCGAAAATTTATCATAGTTAAGTGTAATGCATTCTTATTTCAATGTATCACTTTTAACTTGATAATCGTGTCGATTCCgaattatttttccaataaaAAATCATGGTTTTCTACCCATAGTTGGgagacttgaaattctagatttCTAGTCTCTTTCTAAATTCTTAACTACTCATGacacaaaacataaaaaatgatGCTAGTCCAAAATATATTAAAGGAACACGCTCTACCAACACACTAAGGCCGTTTGGCTCAAGATAAGTTATTAACTAGATTAGTCATGTTGGAGTTATTTATgcagaaattattttttatcatttatttaatttattgtaTTAAATATTACATGCATGACATAATTTTTTGGCAATATCAATATGGTGTATAAGTATAAGAATAGTACTAGTATTATTAACGTCATGATTTAAGATAAGAATAGTGTTGGGAAGAAAGTGTATGGTGAAGTTAGAATTTTTGCTAAGgagggttcaaaatataaaaaggtgaACAAACTGAAAAGTCAACCCAATTCaacatatactatatatacataaaaataattttaaccgtGTATACATTGTATAATTTCATTCGAATGAGGATCGGATGAACCCCTTGGAAGTTGTACTCAAATTTGCAATCAAACATTATACTACTCCTCTAAGTCAATTTTTAATCATCCTCTAAAAATAATTGTCTATTTATACATGTCCACActttaaaaaccaaaagatAATTTACTATTTTTCCCTATTATAcgcttattattaattattgccTTATTGGTTTGGAAACTTCAATTAATTGTTAGTACTTTTTTTCATTATAACTTTTAAAGTATCTACTTTCTCCAAAAAGGAGCAAACCGATGATTCCATCggttttttgataattttttaaaatctttttatttttatttttaagaaaattaattatctttttcttatataattatttttatattgttttctaaaataaacaGACAGAatccgtcggttttttatttttattttttaataaaaaaccTAGAGTGAAAAAACAgtttaaattaaatcaatgtaagtatTTGAACAAAGAACATGAGTGGTCTAGTGGTAGAGCCCTTTAAGGCCAAGGAGCAACCCGGATTTGATTCCAAGTTGCtacatttcattattttatttccaaaaataaaCCAACAGAATccgtcgtttttttttttttttttttcataactgATGGtctccgtcggtttttttttagtagtgtatgATTGATTTCAATCATTAGGTGACTTAGTACTAATTAGGGGTGATATAAtaaatttgtattttatttatgactCCTCCCTAAGGGGTGTGTCAATTCAATacaggacaagtaaaaatagacgGAATATACCGACATTATTTTACCTAACACACtctaccaaatgacccctaagcCCTATAAATGGCGGTATTGGTGAAGTTCTTAACTAACTAACAAGTGAACTATAATATGATTAGAAAGTCATCAAACATGAGTAAAATGATAGTGGTTTGGACCATGGTGCTGATGATATTGTGTGGTTGGCAGATCAAAATGGGAAATGCAGGGCCAAGTGAAGCAGTTTGTAGACAAGAAAGGAGTGTTGGGAAGAAAGCATGTTGGTCTGTTTTGTTTGGAAGAAATCCATCAGGAGGATGTTGTGAAAGAGTAAGAGTGACACAAACTGAATGCTTTTGCCCAATTCTGACACCCAAAGTAGTTGCAATACTAGGAGGTGCCAATCGTCTCATTCGACTTATTAAACGCTGTGGAAGGACTGTTCCTCGACACTTCAAGTGTGGAAGTAAGTGTTCTCTTCCTCAATTTAATCATACTGCACAGTCCACACTTTATGTTTATGTAATTAATTAATCAGAGGATGATTCAAcattttgagtttatgaattTTGATTCATACCGTACTTTTTTCCATTATTGCTTTTAAATAAACTAGTTTCTCCATTTCAGATTATCTGTCGTGATTTCTAACAATAGTTATCTCAATTTATTTGTCGTTTTAAAAGttcaacaaaattaattatctttttctcatttcaCCTTTAGTAGTTATTATTTTCTAAGACTACAAACGGGTCAATTATAAGGTGATGTTATGATAGTTCAAATACAATGAatgataaaatagttaaaaattctttctaataaataatttttaagagacgtgtaaaaaaaaatcatggtaGATAATTTGCGATGGGGGAGCGTAGCTAGTGATTGGATGAGAAGAGAAgataagtttaaattttaagatAACTATTAAAGCGTGTATTAGAAAGAGTTGTATCTGTTATGAATAGCTATTTTAACAGGTAcataaaagtattataagtaCCTATCTTTTGTTTCCTAAAACATGCACACGCTAATCAGATATTTAATTTCCCTAACAGTTTATTTTGTAAAGAACCCTTTTAactaatttcttaaaaaaaaagaggaaattccTCGAGTTTGCTTCAACTAGCTCATGAGAActtgaaaattgaaataattGAATATAAGCGTTTCAGATTTCAATATGTGTACATCTATTTCTTATGTctgttgtttatttttaatttgcAGGTGTTACCACTCCAGCTTCTGGGATGCATGTTTAATCAATTTAGTACTATTTCCCTCctccaaataataataaataaataaaattaagacaACCCCTTCGAACCAGTTAACTATGGTATTATTACTATGCTGCTTAATTATGTATTCAATAATAACTAAGATAAAGATGTTATTCAGCTTATATGCTATCTTTTTGGAGTACTATGGGAGTGGACCATTTGGGGGTAAAGATGGTATTCATGTTGTTAGTTCTAAGCACCTTGGTCCACCTCTTTTGTATCTGTAAAAATGTGCTGCTTAATTTCTTTTATCTATATATAGTTTTAAGTATAACTCCTAGTATTATTTTCTGTGTTCACTCCAAGATCTCTCCTCAAAATTACATATGTTGGATAAAAAGCTCAACAAAGTAATTTACTTTGGTCACTCATTTACCCAAGGAATTAAGTGCAGGCTGGAAAAGTAATACCAGAGGTGTTAATTTAGCTTCTATACTTGTTATATCTATGGCGGTGATTCAATTTTCTCACCCAATGTAGAAAAGGCGTGACAAAGACTTGTAACAAACcgtgttctttttctttcttcaacaaTGCAAACATACAAGAGTAATCACTACATATAAATCTGTGAATATTAGAGATGTGACAAAATAATGTAGTAAATCTGTCGTAAACAACGAATTAATTAGACATAAAAAGACCTCGTTGATAGATAATTATATTGAATCATTGATATTGCCAGATATTCTTTCCATTgcaccaaataaaaaaaaaattgatattgcCAGATACATCACATTCTCTCAATGCCATATAAATTTATGCATAATAGGTATGGCAACTTGTTGCACAACAATAATGCATCATGTTATATTTATCAATATTAGATTTCCTCCAACTTTACTGAACTCGATGAACCCTCCTTTTAATTTGAGAATATCGATCTAAGATCTTTTTTCCTCTCATATAAAAGCTGAACGGAACAATATTTAGAGGGacttttattataaaaatagttttaagGACAAATTTACTCAATGTAATGCAATTCAAGCTAGAGGGGAGgtcatatatatttatttctcAACTACTCCTAAGAGATGGTAAATGAGatttgtaaattaaaaaaaaaaaccaagtaaTTGGCGCTTAGTATGACCATAATATCTCATCACCAAAGATAATGTTAAGTGATAAATATTTATTCATCCTTAACTAATATTTTTGGGTTTAACCtctaaaaatgaaatcaaataaGAAgcattttattccatttttttttagcgCAAGAATGGATTACGTGAACCCTAGTAGTACCGAACGCtgaaaaactaaaaaagaaatatgtctctctctctctctctctctctcaatggcgtaaatactactccctccttCACATTTTAACTGTCGCTTTAGCTTATTTCActcccataaaaaaaaaaaaaaactcctatTAAGGATAGTTTACTAAGCTAcccttatttaataaaaatggaTTAATTGTTTCCTCTTAATACCGTGCATTCTTCTTTAATATCAAGGGTACaattgaaaataataatcaactTTAGTCTTGAATTTTCAAAGTGACAATTATTTTTGAGCTAAAATGATAGTTAAAATGGGACTGAGGGAGTATGTATTTATAAGactgaaaataaaatagaattaaaaCGTAGGGTAAAAAGTATCACTCATCGGAAGATTGAGTTTTTCAATTATTatcattttgttttgtttttttgttaaaagaaCATAATTATATGACTATGTATAAAATTTTGCCCCAAAGTTAGATTCAGGCCATACGAATGACTTTTGATTGGAAGTGCTTTATCCTCAAATTGAGCTTTTTGGAATGAATTCAATTTAGTCGGATCTCAAAACAGATATTGAACATCGGATGAAAATATACTTTcactgtctcaatttatgtgatatagtttggatagacatgaaatttaagaaaaaaaaggaagatttttgaaacttgtggttcaaaacaagctatatatatatatatatatatttgtgtggctgtaaatcatttcattaaggataaaataataagttttaaattaaattatttaaatataaaaatgtatcattctactaaaaaaaagatatattacataaattgagatcGGAACAGATGGACTAATTAATTAACCCTTTGTTTGAAACACTAGTAGTAGGAGTACAATTTTTTTGGTGTGAGACCATGAGGAagtaataaattttttgaagtaCAAAGTCAACTTCTCTAAGCGAAATAACATGATTGTATCAGTCCTTTGCAATTCGAAGTACCTTCCAGCCTCCAGGCAACTAGTAAAAAAGATTGTCAGAAAAATCCAAAGAAAATTCACATACTGCCAAACCCATGATCCCAGATTCCTCTTtgtactactactattattattacactAATCCACTTGACACACAGCCTCCATGACCATTTCCAATTGGAACAATCTTAAACATTATTAGCATTacctcaatttaagtgtcttattttttttatctatttttaatttcttttttatatatataataagttgATAATTTTAATATCGATAAAGTTTATAAACATaagatttaaaaattattttaatacattatacatatttttgatttagaatcataaaatttaaaaacctttatatttcataaatttatgtctaatcaaactaacacactTAAATCGGAACGGAGTGAgtaattcatttccataatcTCTCCAAAATATTAATTACCTTACTAAAGTTATAAAATTACCTCAATTTCATACTCTACTACTTCAGTATCTTCAGGTCAACGATACGCcaccaaaccaaaaccaaaaatcaaaattctcacaaaccaaaccaaatcaaccaAATCCCTTTGTGGGTtttcatcacaacacatcaatcTAAAATGGGTCGGAAACCAAATGATTCTGAACCCACTAAATATACAACTATGATCCTTCTTTTAATGGGTCTTGTTTCTTGTACTGTTGTCTACATTTTCATGTCTACAATTATCAGACCCACCGGAAATTTGACCGTTGACAGGCGGTTGACGGCGGAGGACGGCGGTGGCGGCGGTGGTGGTGACGTGGATGTTGGTGAGTGTTGTAATGGGATTGAAAGTTTTGAGCTTTGGGGTGCTGCAGTGAAGTGGGGTTCTGATTTTAAGGTTAATAGTACTAAAGAATGTTGTAAGGCTTGTAAGGATATGTGTACTGGTAATCATGGGCCTTGTCTTTGTGATACATGGGTTTTTTGTGGTAATAAAAAGGCTTGTGGTGATAAATTTGGTGAGGTGAGCTTGaaaaatttattcttttttaccTTTTACTTTATGGTGTTTTAATG
It includes:
- the LOC132069405 gene encoding uncharacterized protein LOC132069405; this translates as MIRKSSNMSKMIVVWTMVLMILCGWQIKMGNAGPSEAVCRQERSVGKKACWSVLFGRNPSGGCCERVRVTQTECFCPILTPKVVAILGGANRLIRLIKRCGRTVPRHFKCGSVTTPASGMHV